The genomic DNA GTGCACTGAAATAAAACGGTTGCGCAGAATACAGCACCACAGGTGCGGCAAACATTAAACTGACCCAACGAAAATAATCACGGAACTCAACATCTAAGCCGGTGAAATATCCCGTGTATAAGGCGAGGGCAAACATCATCACCTGCATGGTGGCAAACCCTGCGAGCCCTAGACGGAGTAAGAATTTACGGCTGTCCACTTTTGATTGTTTTTCTTGTTCATCAACCTGATAAGGTGCAGCTTGGTAGCCAACTTTACTGATGATCTGCAGAATTTCGCTGAGTTGAATAATATGACTGTCCCAACTGACTAACGCCCGTTGAGTCGTAGAATTGACTAACACATTAGTAATACCGGCAACGGGCTTAAGTTTGTGTTCAATTAGCCACGCACAAGCTGCGCAAGTAATACCGTCAATTGACAGGGATGTTGAATCAATAGCGCCTTGCTTATGGACAAAATCTTGCTGTACTTCAGGTAAATCATAAGCACTATATTGGGATAATTGTTCAGGCACCAGTGCTGTTTGACGCTGACCTGGTTCACTTCTAAATTGATAATAGCTGCTTAAGCCTGCATCCATAATGGCTTGCGAAACCGCTTGGCAACCAGGGCAACACATAGGTTGTTGTTGCCCTTGAATTAATGTGGTGTATTGTTCACCTGTGGTGACAGGCTCATTACAATGAAAACAAGATGTCATCTCTTTATATCAACTTCATTAAACATATAATCATTCAAATACGTAGTGGGTGTGGTATTAATTTAGCCAATATTCAACATCATCTTTAATATCAATGCGTTGTTGTATACGCCATTTACCATCAAATCCTTCTATACGCACTTCCCATGGGCCTGTGATCGCATCTGATAACGGTATGTGATAAACGTAATTAGCATCGGCTGTGGCGTTTAAATTGAAATCATTTTCTTCTATCGTAGGATGATAAAACCGCACTTTGAGCGCGGCGCGGTATTGCGGACCGCCGTGTTGAGTGATTTGTAATTCTTTATCCGCGACCGTAACCAAAAACTTCATCCCAATTTGTTGGGCGTATTTTATCTTACGCAAATCCATGTTTATGGCTTTGCCTTTTTTATAATAATCTTCGGCAACCAGAGAGTCAGAATTATCCAAAGCAATCTTTAAGGTCGTTAAACTAGCAATAACCGCACACATAGGTAACACGATTAAAAACCAAGGCCAAAATTGCTTATACCAAGGGAGTTCTGTAGACATGATACATCCTAAAATGGTGGAAATGATTCTGGGGTATTTTACCCCGTAATGGCTTAATAATCACTTAAAAAAAAGGCCTCGATTATGTCGAGGCCTTGTTGTTACTTATATGTAACTATTTGTTTGATAGACTATAAACATAAGCAGTAATGACATGGACTTTCTCTTCACCAAGAATGTCTTTCCATGCTGGCATAACACCTGCACGGCCATTAATGATAGATTCAGCAATCACACCACGGCTGCCGCCGTATAACCAAATATTATCAGTCAGATTAGGTGAACCCATGAACTTGTTGCCTTTTGCATCCATGCCATGGCATGCAAAACAACCTTTCATAAATGAACCTTGGCCTTGAGCTGCTAGCGCTTCATCATGTTCACGCCCAGACAGTTTTACCACGTATTCAGCTAGACCTTTAATCTCGCTGTCTTCGATAGGTAAACCACCTTTAGGCGGCATCATACCGTTACGACCGTTCATCAGAGTGGTCTTTATCGTGGCAAGTTCACCACCATATAACCAATCACCGTCGGTAAGGTTAGGGAAGCCCTTAGAACCGCGAGCGTCAGAACCATGGCACTGTGCACAGTTTTGTAAAAACAAACGACCGCCCACTTTTAATGCTTCAGGATCTTTCACTAACTCTTCTAACGGTGTCGCTAAATAAGCATCAAAAATCGGACCGTATTTTTCATCAGCATGAGCGACTTCGCGGTCATACTGAGATAAACGGTTTTCATCTTTTGCTGCTTCAAGGGCCGCAGCTGAGTCTGCTTTAAGTCCTTTATCAGTACCAATGCTTTGATTAGAACTTGTCCAACCAAACAGACCTTTATAGTTACCTAGGCCTGGATACAGAGCTAAATAGATCACACCGAATACGATGGTTAAATAGAACATATACGCCCACCACTTAGGTAGTGGGTTGTTCAGTTCTTCAATACCATCAAAACTGTGGCCCATTGATTCGCCTTCTTCTACACCGGTGTAATTTTTATTAACCACCTTAAGAAGAATAAAACAACCAGCAATGACCACAATCGTCAGTACAGTAATCCAAATGCTCCAGAAGTTACTCATAATCATGACTTCTGATCTCCCGAATCTTTTGACATCTTCGCAAGTTCATCTTCTGTGAATACTAAGTTAGCTGCTTCATCAAACTTTGACTTGCTGTGCTTACTGTATGCCCACAAAAAAATACCCACAAAGGTCACCATAACAACTATGGTCAAAATGCCTTGAAAAGTACCGTAATCCATAATTGCCTCCTATTTGAGTGCGTGACCCAAAGATTGCAAATAAGCGATTAGCGCCTGCATTTCAGTCTTACCTTCAACTGCTTTTTGAGCGCCAGCAACTTCTTCGTCAGTGTAAAGATCATTACCTTTATAACCGCCTTTATGCAGGTTACGTAGAATAGTCATCTTGTCACCAGTCAATACGCCGTCGAGCTTGTTTTCGGCTAACCAAGGAAAACCAGGCATATTCGACTGTGGCACAACGTCACGAGGGTTAAGTAAATGTACTTCATGCCACATATCACTGTAACGTCCACCTACACGTGCTAAATCGGGACCAGTACGCTTAGATCCCCATTGGAATGGGTGATCCCAGACAGACTCGCCAGCAACAGAATAGTGACCATAACGTTCTGTTTCAGCACGTAAAGGGCGGATCATTTGGCTGTGGCAGTTGTAACAACCTTCACGAACATAAATGTCACGACCTTCAATCTGTAACGCAGTATACGGAATTAGACCCTCAACTGGTTCAGTGGTGTCTTTTTGAAATATCAGCGGGGTAATCTGCACTAAACCACCAAAACTAATGGCGATGACCGTGAAGATAGCAAGCAGACCGACATTCTTTTCAATTAATTCATGATTAAATTTCATCGAATCTGCTCCTTAAGCTTCTGCAATAGCAGGTAATGAATCTTTAGACGCTCTAACGGTACGAATAACGTTATAGGCCATAATGAACATACCGGTTAAGAAGAAACAACCACCAATAAAGCGTACAAAATAGAATGGGTACGAGGCTTCTAAACTCTCAACGAAACTGTAAGTCAGTGTTCCATCAGCGTTGACTGCGCGCCACATCAGACCCTGCATAACGCCCGAAATCCACATACTAACGATATACAAGACAGTACCGATAGTGGCTAACCAGAAATGTACGTTAATGAGCTTCATGCTGTACATACGGCCGTGGCCAAATAACACTGGAATTAAGTGGTATAAAGAACCAATAGACACCATTGCCACCCAGCCTAGCGCGCCAGAGTGAACGTGACCAATAGTCCAGTCGGTATAATGAGATAGCGCATTGACCGTTTTAATTGCCATCATTGGGCCTTCGAAGGTAGACATACCGTAGAAAGACAATGAAACCACTAAGAAACGTAATACTGGGTCTGTACGAAGCTTATGCCACGCACCAGACAAGGTCATAATACCGTTAATCATACCGCCCCAAGATGGCGCAAATAAAATTAATGACATTACCATGCCTAATGACTGAGTCCAGTCAGGAAGGGCAGTGTAATGTAAGTGGTGAGGACCGGCCCAAATGTATAACGCGATCAATGCCCAAAAATGAACAATTGATAAACGGTAAGAATAAACTGGGCGACCAGCTTGCTTAGGCACGAAGTAATACATCATCCCCAAGAAACCAGCAGTAAGTAAGAAGCCTACCGCATTATGACCATACCACCACTGAACCATCGCATCGACTGCACCAGAGTACAGAGAGTAAGACTTAAATAAGCTTACGGGTACCGCCATTGAGTTGACAATGTGAAGTACTGCAACAGTAATGATAAAGGCACCAAAGAACCAGTTCGCCACATAAATGTGGGATGTCGTTCGTTTAGCGATTGTGCCGAAGAAAACAATTGCATAGCTAACCCAGATAATCGTAATTGCGATATCAATAGGCCATTCTAATTCTGCATACTCTTTACCTTGGGTAAACCCCATTGGTAGAGTGATTGCAGCTGCAATAATAACGGCTTGCCAACCCCAGAAGGTAAATGCGGCTAATTTAGGCGCAAATAGACGGACTTGACAAGTGCGTTGCACAACATAGTAGGATGTAGCGAAAAGAGCTGATGTTCCGAATGCGAAAATCACCGCATTGGTATGTAATGGTCGTAAACGACTATACGTTAACCAAGGTGTTTCGAAGTTCAGTTGTGGCCAGATTAACTGAGCCGCAATCAATACACCTACTGACATACCAACGATTCCCCACAAAACTGTGGTTAGTGCGAATTGGCGGACAATGGTGTAGTTGTAATCAGCGCCTGTAGACTGGGAATGGTTCATCATAATGCTTCCACGGCTTATTACTTATACTTTTAATATTAGTAAAGCGAGCTTTACCTGTTAGATTAACAACTGGTCATAAATTGAGCCATTTAAGACTGTTTTTAATGCCATTTGTCAAGGTGTTACCTCATGACGTCTCTTTCTATCACGAAGCGGAGTAATGATACTTGAGCTACGTCAAAAAAGATACTTCACAACCGGAATCAAAATTGATCTAGATCAATCTATGAAAGATAATGTTACTAACTCAACCATGAAGGTTAAAAAAACATGCATAAATTTATCCAAATTATCATTTTCAATTTTTTCTTAATGTTTTTAATAGCCTGTGACAGACCACAAACGCAAGAACAACAAGATTTACCAATTGATGAAACGTTATGTGAATTTTCAGAGGGAGAATGTTACCAAGAAGTAGCAGGCTTGCAAGTCGGTTTACTGATCGACCCCGTCGATACTCCCAGTGAAAAACCATTAATAGTTACGTTAAAGAGTAGTCAAGCGATCACTAATGTTTCTATGAGAATAGAAGGGCGCGATATGTTCATGGGTGTCATACCTGTTACATTGTCCGAAATACAGAACAATTCCTATCAAGGTTCATTGATTTTTGGTTCCTGTAGCAGTAATTATATGGTCTGGACAGTGATGGTATCCTTTGACTACCAACAACAACCACGCACATTAATGTATGACTTTTTAGCGGATAACGATAAATAATTATTGCTTAGTCAAGGTTATCAAATACCAACAATGATGCATTACAGGCTAGGGCACAGGTTATAGGGAATCAATATTTGCATACCTATAGCCTTAAATATCCAAGCCGGTCCACCATATGCAGAGTGTTTTCTATCAAATCATCATAAACCGAAGCTAAATAGCACTCCAAGTGTAAACAATGTCTTACTGCACAAACTCATGTAGGGCATCAAACAGCCGGTTCATTTCCTTATAAATCATGATCCATAACACAGAAGCGGTGTTCTTCACTAATAACTAATTGATAATCATTCTCATTAATGTATTATCAAGTAACACCACTTAATTGAATGAAATGAATAGGGCATAGCTAAAAGAGAAGAGGGTTGGGTATCAATGCAAGTCATCCATCCGCTGCGAGTATAGCGATAAATGTCAATCTACATGGGGAAAAAGGAGCACACATGAACAGAGTCAATGTGTCTATCGATACAGAAAAAGTTGCCCAGTTAATCAAAGCAGGTCATTTATGCGCTGCAGAATTACAGTGCTTAGACCGAACCAGTAAACAAACTATTTGGCAATTATGCCTGTGGAGCTGTCAAAAACGGTTTACTTGTCATAATAATCAATGCCAACAACCGTCGTGTAAGCCATCAAACGCGATTGAGCATTGTATGCAGCAGTTAATCACAGACGAAGATATTGCAGAGTCCACATATTCGTATATTGAAAACTCGTATCCAAAAATGACCACGATTGATGCCGATAAATAACATTATCGGCATCAGCCAAAAAATAGTACAATAAGGCAATATAATCAATAACCTATATTTGTTCATATGGCCAATAAACTACTTGAAGAACTGCCACCGGTATTGCCACTATTTGACGCTGCAGAATTTGTATTACAAGGTAATGCCTACATAAACCAATACATTACCAAAATATCTATTAATAAAGTGGCTGATGCTGGGCTCATTATTGAGCACTGTGCGGATTGGTTGTTTGAACAAAAGCACTCTGAAAACAACTACAAAGCCTACCGCAGCGAATTAACCACGTATCTGCATTGGTGTTTTGACGTCGTCGCATTATCGCCAATCGCGGTGACGCGCAAAGACATTGCCAAGTACGTCGATTACTGCCAATCGCCACCACAGGCACTTATAGGTTACTTCAATGTGGCACAATTCAAACTCGACAAAGCCACTGGTGAGCGAGCGCCAAACTCACAATGGCGGCCATTTGTTGGTAAAAAACAACTCGGGAAATGTCTGCCATATCAACTAAGTGATAATGCACTCAAGACTAAAATTGCCATATTATCATCATTTTATGGGTACTTAATTAGTGAAGAATACACCGAGCGTAACCCAGCGCAATTATGGTTAAAGCACAGTCGATTTGCCATAACGCGTAAGTTCACCATCAATGAAGACAACAACCATCATGCATTCACCGAGTTGCAATGGTCCTATGTTATCAGTACTGTCAGCCAACTAGCCAAGGCCCAGCCAGAGCAACATCAGCGCAGTTTGTTGCTAATAACACTAATATATAGCTGCTATTTACGCATATCAGAAATCAGTGCTCGTGCAGGTTATGCACCTATAATGAGCCAATTCAGACAAGATCCACATTCTGGCATCTGGTATTTCCACGTACCATTTTCTAAAAGCGGTAAAGCCCGAAATATTGCCATTTCAAAAGTATTACTCGCTGGATTAGTGGATTATCGACGTTTTCTGCACCTCAGTGATTTACCCAGCATCAACGATCAACATCCTATATTCGTGCGCCACAAAGCCGCAGCTCATGGACGAGAATCAGGCGTCATCAACGCCAATCTTGGTATTAGACAAATACGCGACGAAATAGACAAGCTGATTACCTTAGCCGCAGATAATGCAGCCAAAGATGGCTTCGAACATGACAGTCAACTGATGCGAACACTCAGTGCTCATAATATTCGCCATACCGGGATCACGCACGATATCAATATCAACCGTCGACCATTATCACATGTCCAGGCCGACGCCGGCCATGAGAGCATCGACACCACATCACAGTATTTGCACACCACACAAACTGAACGACACCAAAGTGCATTCAACAAACCATTAAGTCATCTTGCTGAGATTGAATAATCGACTGGCATTACTAAACAAAACCAAAAGCATGCAATCTCAGCACGATACTAAATAGCCAATTTGGTTAAAATAAACGCTTAAGGCCGTATATAAACATTTTACGGTTTAATGCAATGATGATGACCAAGCCTCAAATGCGCAGTCTCGAACAGCGTATTTAACAAAGGCACATGTATGCGTACAATGTATATTATGTTAAATAGGGTATTTGTGTATTGCTAATGAATACCTGTGTGTGACCTTTGCCACTCAGATCGAGATTTACCGGCACGTTGAGATTTTTTATAAGCTACTGACATAACTACCTATGCTCTATTTGGGATAACTGATTGCGGATTATCTTAATAATTATTCAATGGGAAAGTTTTAAGGTATTGATTTAGTCATCATAGTTAATTATTGGTTGGCCATTAGCCAAGTGCAATCCCATAGTTGTTCATGGATTAGTTATATTCAAGGGGTTTAAAGGCGCTAGATAATGTTTGAATTGCAGTCACCATCTTAAAGGCATGCACACAACCTCTTAAGATGTGTAATTCTCTATATTGCTCAAGTGGTATATGTCAGAGTGTTAGCATTAACGTTGAACAAGTCAGTGAACGTTGAATTTTTTAGGCGACGCTAAGTGAAATCTGAACGACTTAACAAGGTCAATGGACTCAGAATGTAAACTGAAGCACTTACATTCAAACTATTTCATTTATCATTGTATGTTTTCGAGGTTTCGTGCATTTGATTTTGTATCGGCAAAGCGTATTTTGATAATTGTTGGATGAGATGAAATTTTCGTAAGCATCCATAAAATCTCTTACTTTTCCTTCATAGCTTCAGTTTCCAATACAGATAATGCTGATGACTCTGATATTTGACGATCCTTAGTTAAGTTTTATAGAAGTGGCTAAGCCATATTTTCCTGCTGTTAGGAATTAATTTCAGTCAGAAAGTATGGCAACTCTAAATGAATAGACTGTACTTGATCGTTCTATCGAACCTGCTTGGGGCACAAATAAATGTCATATGCGCCCTATCCCACTTCTGGACAAAAATGGGTCACTAAGTTTTGATATTCGAATAACCTCAGCGATGACAAAGTATGAGAATCATCTATAGCAAGTGCCCTGTTTCTGGCATCCATGACTTACGGTTTCATGGAACGTGCGCGAAAACGACCTAGCTGTGTATAATGTTATTAAAGAGAATGAAGTGGAAATGAGTATATGAGTAAGAAAATTATCTATATCGACATGGATGATACCCTGTGTGATTACGCAAGTGCCCATCAACTAGCATTGAAGCTTTATCCTGAAATTCAATTCCCCCAAAGTAAGCCTGGTTTCTTTCATGATTTGCTACCAATAACAGGTGGCATTGAAGCTATGAGACAGTTATTAGCATCTCAGCATTACGATCCATTTATCCTGACAGCACCTTCCGTCATGAATCCACTTTGCTATACGGAAAAACGAACTTGGGTTGAAACACACTTAGGTATGGATTATGTGCATCGACTAATAATCTCTCCACGAAAAGATCTACTAAAAGGAGATTTTCTTATTGATGATTACAATGAAGGAAAAGGACAGGAGTTATTTACAGGTAAAGTCTTACGCTTTTGTAATGGTCAAGTATTTCTGGAGAGATTTTAAGCCGCTTTTTTTAACTCATTATATTTCTGATGTGGCGTCTTATAATCTATTGCCGAATGTCTGCGTTTGTAATTGTAGAACTGAATATATTGCTCAACCACGCTCACTACTGCGCTGTGATTGGTAAAAGCTAAACGGTTTAATCTTTCAGTCTTTAAACTCCTAAAAAATCGTTCCATCACCGCATTATCCCAACAATTTCCTCTACGACTCATACTTTGTTCAATGCCTAAGTGCTTTAGCTTTTCTCTGAACACCTTAGCTGAGTACTGACAACCCTGGTCTGAGTGAAACATCAACTCCTGTGTATTTGGCCTCTGACGTTGTATCGCGTTATTTAATGCCGCTGTCGCTAACGCTGCATTGGGTTGGCTTGATAAGGCATACCCAACGATTTCTTTGGTCCCTAAATCAAGTACACAGGCTAAATAACTCCACCCCTGATGTGATTTTATATAGGTAATATCACCCACCCAATGGGTATTATAAGTCGTAGGGTTAAACTGTCGTCTAAGCAAATTAGGTGCGTAAACTTGCTCCTCACCTTGATTTGGATAGTAATGCTTTTTCTTTGGCTTAATCGCTATTAATCCCAATTTTTTCATTACGCTAGCTATGGCGTAAACCCCAACCTTACAATTTAAATCTAATAAATCAGCCTGTATTCGACGTTTGCCATACGTCGAGTGTGACTCAGAGAAAGCTTGCTCTATCAATTGTATCTGAGCCTGTTTTTCAACGCTTTTTGGGATCGGTTTGTAATAGAGACTACTACAACTGATCTCGAATACTCGGCATAATTCACTCATTTTAAAGCCTGGGTTTGCTTTCTTTACTTCGCGCATCATTTTAAGTTTTGATTGTCTCGAATGAAGAAAGCTGCAGCCTTTTTTAAGATATCATTATCCCTCATGGCTTGTTTTAGTTGGGCTTCTAGAAGCTGTATTCTTCGTTGTTCTTCAGTTAATGCTTTGACATTTTTCGGTGTTTTACCGGCTAATTCAGCCTGGTACTGCACTTTCCATCTAGACACCGCAGATTTACCTGCACCTGACATATCTTCAATTTGCTTGTTCGTGTAACCCTGTTCGACCATCAGCTTGGCATATTCTAATTTTTGAAGAGGGCTGACAGTGATTTTAGTTTTTCTAATCATAATAAATACCTTTAAGATTTTGCTTATTTTAAGCTATAAATCTCTACAGTTTCATTAGACCATTACATTTGGGACCGATCCTTTCCAAGACTGGGCAAGCGTGCGGGCTTTTCTCGGAATATGAAAATAAAACTATACCACTACATTGCTGTTATCATAGTGGCTTTTTTAACCATTTCGGTACGTTTGCTGATGTCTATGTCAGTTATTGAATGATAATTCTTGGATCCGAACCATTATCGCAGCCTTGCATCACCACTTGATAATCAAAAGATTGGCCAATGGTTAATGATTCTTTCACTTTGCATTTGCGTTCGCTTTTTTTAAAATTTTTGCCACAATTGTCTTTTAAAGGTGAATCACCAGAAAATTTAAGTTTAAAGTCTGAATCAACTTCATTGTCTAATTTCCAAGTAATAAAATCCCCTTTTTTTGTGCATATACAGCCAGCTTCACTAGCACATTGATCGGCATCACAGCCACTGCCACCGTTTACCGAAGCTGATACGGCACATTCATTAACGGTTAACGCTATCTGTTTGTCAGCCCCAAACGAATTCCCAGACAGCATAATTGCAATACCGAAAATAATAGTGACTAAGCTTTTTAAGTAGTTTTTTGTATAATTCATGACCAATTTCATATTAATTTTCCTTCTTTTTCTAGAGTACTAGTTGAATAAATAGATATAAATTGAATATCTCGAGCAAGTATTTTTCTTGGATAACCTAGTGTCAATGCAGTATTAATCAGTGTTTGTGCCAATGATTTTTGACCACAATTAAGCGCTACGATTGCGGTGTCGTAATAAATATAAGGATCGTTACTTTGTGACGTCCGTAGTGTCTCAATACTGTTTAGAGCACTATCACATTGTAATAATTCGGATTGGTAACGTGCTAATGATGCTTGCATGGTTTCTTGATTGGGATTTACTTTTAATTGTTCTTTGGCAAGACCAAGCGCTTTAGTATATGACAATCTTGCATTTTTTATATCTCCAGAAAATTTTTGCGCATCGGCTAAATTC from Shewanella psychromarinicola includes the following:
- a CDS encoding FixH family protein, which encodes MSTELPWYKQFWPWFLIVLPMCAVIASLTTLKIALDNSDSLVAEDYYKKGKAINMDLRKIKYAQQIGMKFLVTVADKELQITQHGGPQYRAALKVRFYHPTIEENDFNLNATADANYVYHIPLSDAITGPWEVRIEGFDGKWRIQQRIDIKDDVEYWLN
- the ccoP gene encoding cytochrome-c oxidase, cbb3-type subunit III, which translates into the protein MSNFWSIWITVLTIVVIAGCFILLKVVNKNYTGVEEGESMGHSFDGIEELNNPLPKWWAYMFYLTIVFGVIYLALYPGLGNYKGLFGWTSSNQSIGTDKGLKADSAAALEAAKDENRLSQYDREVAHADEKYGPIFDAYLATPLEELVKDPEALKVGGRLFLQNCAQCHGSDARGSKGFPNLTDGDWLYGGELATIKTTLMNGRNGMMPPKGGLPIEDSEIKGLAEYVVKLSGREHDEALAAQGQGSFMKGCFACHGMDAKGNKFMGSPNLTDNIWLYGGSRGVIAESIINGRAGVMPAWKDILGEEKVHVITAYVYSLSNK
- a CDS encoding cbb3-type cytochrome oxidase subunit 3 → MDYGTFQGILTIVVMVTFVGIFLWAYSKHSKSKFDEAANLVFTEDELAKMSKDSGDQKS
- the ccoO gene encoding cytochrome-c oxidase, cbb3-type subunit II; its protein translation is MKFNHELIEKNVGLLAIFTVIAISFGGLVQITPLIFQKDTTEPVEGLIPYTALQIEGRDIYVREGCYNCHSQMIRPLRAETERYGHYSVAGESVWDHPFQWGSKRTGPDLARVGGRYSDMWHEVHLLNPRDVVPQSNMPGFPWLAENKLDGVLTGDKMTILRNLHKGGYKGNDLYTDEEVAGAQKAVEGKTEMQALIAYLQSLGHALK
- the ccoN gene encoding cytochrome-c oxidase, cbb3-type subunit I; translated protein: MMNHSQSTGADYNYTIVRQFALTTVLWGIVGMSVGVLIAAQLIWPQLNFETPWLTYSRLRPLHTNAVIFAFGTSALFATSYYVVQRTCQVRLFAPKLAAFTFWGWQAVIIAAAITLPMGFTQGKEYAELEWPIDIAITIIWVSYAIVFFGTIAKRTTSHIYVANWFFGAFIITVAVLHIVNSMAVPVSLFKSYSLYSGAVDAMVQWWYGHNAVGFLLTAGFLGMMYYFVPKQAGRPVYSYRLSIVHFWALIALYIWAGPHHLHYTALPDWTQSLGMVMSLILFAPSWGGMINGIMTLSGAWHKLRTDPVLRFLVVSLSFYGMSTFEGPMMAIKTVNALSHYTDWTIGHVHSGALGWVAMVSIGSLYHLIPVLFGHGRMYSMKLINVHFWLATIGTVLYIVSMWISGVMQGLMWRAVNADGTLTYSFVESLEASYPFYFVRFIGGCFFLTGMFIMAYNVIRTVRASKDSLPAIAEA
- a CDS encoding tyrosine-type recombinase/integrase, whose product is MANKLLEELPPVLPLFDAAEFVLQGNAYINQYITKISINKVADAGLIIEHCADWLFEQKHSENNYKAYRSELTTYLHWCFDVVALSPIAVTRKDIAKYVDYCQSPPQALIGYFNVAQFKLDKATGERAPNSQWRPFVGKKQLGKCLPYQLSDNALKTKIAILSSFYGYLISEEYTERNPAQLWLKHSRFAITRKFTINEDNNHHAFTELQWSYVISTVSQLAKAQPEQHQRSLLLITLIYSCYLRISEISARAGYAPIMSQFRQDPHSGIWYFHVPFSKSGKARNIAISKVLLAGLVDYRRFLHLSDLPSINDQHPIFVRHKAAAHGRESGVINANLGIRQIRDEIDKLITLAADNAAKDGFEHDSQLMRTLSAHNIRHTGITHDININRRPLSHVQADAGHESIDTTSQYLHTTQTERHQSAFNKPLSHLAEIE
- a CDS encoding 5' nucleotidase, NT5C type, which gives rise to MSKKIIYIDMDDTLCDYASAHQLALKLYPEIQFPQSKPGFFHDLLPITGGIEAMRQLLASQHYDPFILTAPSVMNPLCYTEKRTWVETHLGMDYVHRLIISPRKDLLKGDFLIDDYNEGKGQELFTGKVLRFCNGQVFLERF
- a CDS encoding IS3 family transposase (programmed frameshift) — its product is MIRKTKITVSPLQKLEYAKLMVEQGYTNKQIEDMSGAGKSAVSRWKVQYQAELAGKTPKNVKALTEEQRRIQLLEAQLKQAMRDNDILKKAGSFLHSRQSKLKMMREVKKANPGFKMSELCRVFEISCSSLYYKPIPKSVEKQAQIQLIEQAFSESHSTYGKRRIQADLLDLNCKVGVYAIASVMKKLGLIAIKPKKKHYYPNQGEEQVYAPNLLRRQFNPTTYNTHWVGDITYIKSHQGWSYLACVLDLGTKEIVGYALSSQPNAALATAALNNAIQRQRPNTQELMFHSDQGCQYSAKVFREKLKHLGIEQSMSRRGNCWDNAVMERFFRSLKTERLNRLAFTNHSAVVSVVEQYIQFYNYKRRHSAIDYKTPHQKYNELKKAA